GTGGAGACTGTGCAACAAAGTGGAATGTAAGTTCTGGTTTTTTTATGATGAGACCAAAATAATCACACTacctcagaaacacacaatTTCAGTAGTCAAGCCCAGCAGGTCCAAATTGAGGACAAACTGCAGTGACCAGGAGCAAAGGGCCAAACCTGACATACTGACACACAGTGACTCAAGACTGATGTtgttgaaaaacaacaaaaagggTACAAAAGAtttgcaaaacaaaagaaaacacacaaaaaatttAATGAACATCAAAACTGGCATTATGCTGGAGAGAACTGAGGAAGTTTGTTGTGAGGAGCACTAGTTAAAACTTTGTAAGAAGATATTGTAGAATAGCACTGAGAAGCAGAAGAGGCATATAGTTTCTTCATTATAACAGATGTGTTTGTCATGTCATCATGTGATGTGGTTTTAATAGAGCAAAACTGTCCTCAAACGGTCCTACACCATTATCACTATGTGTACAAATTATGAATTATATACCAACTCTTCATTTACCTGCTCATTAGAGCAAGCAGGTACTTCAGTATAATGTGCGGTGGCCTAGGTTAGGTGGGGATGCCATAACAGTACTGAACACTGAATAAATTCTCTATTACCAGCCTCtctaaatgtaaacacacatgtcAACATCAATAAAGAAGGGGCTTTAAAGCTGAATGCTCATGCTTTCACAGTTGCACAGCGTACTTTAATATAAGCAAGCACATATTCATCTATTCTGGTATTAAATTAAGTGACttcaagaaaacacaaatgtatttacagttgTGTGCCTTCAAAACCCTACAAAATAATCTGCAAGATAGGACTACATAACGTTATAGTACAGCATATACGTTGCATTTTCACAtacctgtgcaggtgtgtcTGTTTCATTAATTGGCTGTCCATCAAACCTAAACCTTATCTGACGAATTGACAATCCCTGCAAAAGACAGAACACAGAGAAGGAGCATGGCAATGAGGTTTTGCTTCGAGTTAGCGGTTTACAAATCAACGTAAATAAAGTCAACGACTGAAACAACAAGGCAGCGATTTGTTTATGACACCATAATGTCAGAGTGCATCTTTACCACAGGAGATGATAAGTTTCTGTTTCGGTTTTCCAGGATGACTTTACCTGTCTTTCGCAGTATGCCTTCATTAGTTTGCTGAGCGGAGTGTGCCTCTTGATTTTGAACTGTACGACTGACCCATCCTGCCCAGCTACCTTAAGGTTGATGTGGTCGTTCTCCGTCTTTACCCCTTCCTGCAACAAAAACcacaatcagcagcagcaacgtACCGGCGTCCGGTAATGTAACGTTGATCtttacacaacaacagctaACTCAAGTGGCCAGCTAACTTAAGTCAACGGTATTCACAAGACAAGCTAGGTCCTGGCGGCAGGTTTCATCGCCCAAGCACCGCACACATATTGTTTCATACTCCT
This genomic window from Lates calcarifer isolate ASB-BC8 linkage group LG1, TLL_Latcal_v3, whole genome shotgun sequence contains:
- the sumo3b gene encoding small ubiquitin-related modifier 3 codes for the protein MSEEKPKEGVKTENDHINLKVAGQDGSVVQFKIKRHTPLSKLMKAYCERQGLSIRQIRFRFDGQPINETDTPAQLEMEDEDTIDVFQQQTGGVCS